GCAGTGATGCCGAACTCCCAATATCGTCGTGGCCCACCGATTGCTTTTCGGGtcgttgctgaacttcagggccatgctcatttgaaacagcggtatgatgggcccccTACCCACCAAGTTGttccatctcattatcatgcattgagcgggtgaccaccatgatgatatttgatttgagtttttatgaaagcactaatctcaactctcaatgaaagcactaaactgttgatgcggtttttcaccaacagtgaatcAAGAAAATACACAAGGATGAATTAGTTCTTAATGGtaaaccgaaataagaaaatTATTCTCAAAAACATTggcatttttacgtggttcagtggtgaaaatccacctagtccatgagtctatattattactgttttctctctctattttgacagtgTCTCGGTATTACAGAATAGCCATCTctcttcctgtccaatattctcaacatTTATAGAGAAACTCCTTTGACAGATTTGGATAACCGCGTGAGTTAATCACatatttgcatatatatatatatatatattacatttattataagatattcccatttatattaggatacgatttgatcatgaaataaatagattcataatatctaggacattaaatatcacaggctggccatagACAATCGTATAAATCatccgagtctttggggatccgcggaCACGTCATATCCTCAATCTACCATAAGCTGAATACACCATCGAGCTTGTATCATGGAGGTTATGTTTGATAAATATTACAAGATCGCGCTTTTCAACTTAGGTACCCTAGCTCGGACAATCAACACGAGAACTGCGCTGTTAACATAAAGAATACTTGGATTTATAAGCTATTCCTTCCCTGCAGTCATCTGCCAGCTATACACGatctgagtgaaagactcgtgctgaaattagaaTACATATTATCCATTGAAGAAATTAATTCTATTTACTATGTATCACACATATGATATATTAGTGACTATACATATTGTTGATTCCTGAATCGAGATACATATAAAGCTAGCAAAGAAAATCAAAGCAAAAACATGAAACCTctaattattgtatttaaatgaatatgtgtttatatatatatatataaatgtaaaacAATTTTTCTacaggagcttcactttaagccctaccagtaagggtctcagtgtttctcgacccgtgaacagttttcggcgcgactttttttatgataatgtatattgtaactatttagagcatcctgcaaactTTCAGAATATTccaaatagtttatagtaccgaaaactaggttcaaacatgttgttttccacgcgcataaaaaaaattagtcacacgtgcaacaatatgtttgaacctagtttttagtactgtaaactattcgaaattttctgaaaatttgcaggatgctctaaatagctacaatatacatggtcataaaaaaaatcgcgccaaaaactatttacgggttgtaaacactgagagccctactgataaagcttaaagtgaagcccctatagaagaattcccctataaatgtATTATATAATACATATAATCTTATCACTTCCACATCACCCTGTCAACTTTTGGTTTTTGGTAGGATTCAAAATTGAGTCACTTCATTTCaagatatataaatatttttcatttcAAAATTGATACACAGTTTGCTGACAATATCAGTATTTAAAAAGAACATGTATACTTAGAGTTAATAACTTTGTTTTATATAGTTTTGCATCAATTATTAAAAGACCGTATAAATGAATTATAACTTTTATATTTATGTATTAATGGAAAAAAGTAATTTaagaacataattaaaaaaatattttagtaaaTATGTATTAAtgaataaaatttattttagtaattttaagtaacatatatttttcaattaaaaaaagtaatatatatttttcaattcattatttaaattaatttagattttttattgattaaatacaattttatttgactttacaatttttaaattaattaaaataattttaaaaaataatgattgAGTCTTTAGATGAGACTTAACAAAAATAGGAAGGTGTGGAACAATATGTTAACGTAATGAGCTTTTACATTAATAAAATATTAGAAACTTAAATACTACTATATTAAAAGATAAGAGACTTTTCACGTAATATACTGATACAAGACCCATTACCCACACGCCACCTAGCACCTGCTTTGACCCATTACGTGAACCTTGGCTGCCTTGCAAAGATAATCCGTGTGTCTCTTCCTCTCATCCCGCTTTGGTTTCGGCCAAGGTGTCCTCTTTGCTACAAACTGACCATCTAGAGTGGGATTTGGATCTGGTGAGGGAGTTATTTAATGAAAGGGACGTGAAGTGCATCCTCAGCATTCCTCTTAGTGATTCTCATCCAGTCGACAATTGGTACTGGTCTCTTGAGAGTTCGGGTTTGTTCTCGGTGAAAAGCTGTTATAAACATATTCAGTTGCTTAAATTTGGGGAGGCTACAGATTTGGAAAGGGATTTTTGGAAGATCATTTGGAAAGTAAGGGTCCCTCCTAAGGTTAGGCATTTGGTTTGGAGAGCTGCCTCTGGATGTCTTCCCACCAAGGTTCAGCTCCGATTGAGACACGTGAACATCGATCTCCTTTGCCCCCTATGCGAATCTGACAATGAATCTATTCTCCACTGCTTGGTTGGGTGTCGTAGTGTTCGGCCTTGCTGGGCTACTCTGGGTTTTGGCTCGTTGGGTCATGAGGCGGAAACGTTCACAACCTGGTTGAAGAATTGCATCAATGGGTTGGCAGGTGAGCAGATAGAGAAGGTGTTTATGCTGTGTTGGGCGGTCTGGAATCGCAGAAATGAATGGGTTTGGAGGCGGAAGAAAGTTCGGTGTACGGGGTGCTCCTCATGGCGGACGTTACACTTCGAAATTGGCTTAAAGCCCAGGAGAAATCTGATGTGCCAGCGCCATCTTTTTTAGATGCTGAGGATGGAATGGTGTCGTGGAGGAAACCAGCTGTGGGTCATTTGAAAATTAATGTTGATGCCTCCATATTTAGGGAGTCTTCTTCTTTTTGCTTTGCTGGGTTAGCCCGAGACCATGAGGGAGGTCTGATTGAAGCCTTTTTCAGGTGTCGCATGGGAGATGTTCTTCCAGAAGTAGCCGAGGCTATGGGCGTTCGTGAGGCGTTGAGCTGGCTAAAACAGAGAAGCTGGACTCACGTGATCATTGAGATAGATAGCTTGTTGGTTGTTCAAGCAATAAGGAGTTCTATCTCTATGGTTTCTTACTTTGGTAACATTGTTGATGAATGTAAATCTCTGCTGAAGGAGTGTCAAAATGTCTCTGTTTTGTTTATTAAGCGTTCTGCTAATAGGGCTGCCCATGCTCTTGCACGAGCATCGCCTATTGTTGCTGATTGTATGATGTTTAAAGAGGATATTGCCTCTAGTGTGATGGATGTACTGGTGCAGGATGTTTGTTAATAAAATCcatctttttcaaaaaaaaaaagataagagaCTTTTGTCTTAAAAAAAGACTACAGAGATAAATAGGGTAGTTTGTTCATTCTAGTTGtccaaaaataatatatttataaatctactagatacaagcaacgtgcaatatgcatgtttgcttagttttgtttataaaatttatattaatgtcatataaatttcaaataaatatcctattttaattaaataatttatttattattttttgtttaagtttgttctagtttttgaatttgggagtgacaacgaGAGATTGTATATTacatgtttaatgtaatattaaatattatatgtggattttaaatttaagtttcttgctagtttttttttaaaagtaatttgttgctaattcacattAAAttatagggtttatacattttcggaccctgtgttttgttccattacctgtttggaccctgtattttgacaaattactttttagcccttatgttttgtaaaatagttaaaataacaCCCTAAACTCAACTTTgacaaagaaaaaattgaatataacaacacaatttttaagcagaatgaatttatttttgttctgaattgttagtttggtaaattatttatgattttagttgagaaatcattgaccaaaatcaggtttaaggttctattttaactattttacaaaacatatggtccaaaaagtaatttgtcaaaacacagggtccaaacaggtaatgggacaaaacacatggtccaaaaaagtataaaccctaaattatattatatgcttaatatgatattattctaataaatgagtttaagtttaattaaattttatttaagttataaaacgtatgattttattgtttttaaatgattatcattgtaaaatattaaaaaatatcatattttaatttgtttaattatttattatttttaaataattatcattataaaatatcttactttaataaaaattaattattttattttatttaagtttaagtatttacaaattactgttaaatataaaaatattctattaaatataacaatattatgttaaaattaatattaaaaaaaataaaaaactattaaaattaagaatttcTATTATATACACTTATTACAATGAAGAGATTTTATaaacataaagttgtaatttcCGTATGACAATGTGAGTAGGTCAACCATACCAAACTTATTTGGTATTAGATCGTTAGTGCTGCAACCTGgtacatatatttattttatttgatcaAATGTATTATACAATTATTTCACGTACCAAAAGTTGTTAGTCTGAGACGTCTCCCATTTTTGATTGATTCATAACAATGTAATCTTAATTGGCATTTTTGagatgaattaaaaaaaatatatacaattgGCATTTTTACGCTAGACTGAAAGTATGGAAGAAAAGAAATTGGTTGGATAGAGTCACGTGAGTGCCCGTATGAGAAAGTAGAGCTTCTTCTTTTCTTATGCGCGTGGTTCACACGCTCACACGAGAGCATAGCACCCCCTTTTtctctttttaattaaaaacaaataatAGCGTTTAATTTTCGAAGCTTTTGCTGTGTGATTCAATctaaacaacaaaacaagcaagTAACAACTATGAGAGAAAGTAAGAGAAACAAGGTATAGCTaatcaccattttttttttaaatttttggttcAACAAGAAAATATCTTCAGTTTTGAGAGCCATAAATTaggttataatatatatattttgtgttttttttcttcttttcgcTGGGGGTGGTTTCGATTAGATGGGTATTTGATGCTGTGCGATTGTTTTGGCCaaaattttgtgcaatttttttaaTAGAAAGTATGGCGTTGAAATTTAGTTAGGTTGTTTACTTGGAATCATTAACTTTTTTTTCTTATTGTTTTTTTGAGTGCATTAGGGTTTGGTATTATAGATAGGGCTTCAATTTTGCGTTTTCGCCGATGGACACTCGTGTTGGGGGCAAGTTTCGGCTTGGTCGGAAGATCGGCAGCGGCTCTTTTGGAGAGATCTATCTAGGTTTGTGGCTTGTATTTATCTATTTTTTGCAATTATTGCTACTTTTTAATTATATGGCTGAATTTGAAAAATGGGTGTCATTTGTTGCTGATTTTGTCGTGCAGGGACCAATATACAGACTAATGAAGAGGTTGCGATTAAGCTTGTAAGTTGTTTGGAAGTTTACACATTTTCTtgaactgttttttttttttttttggttgggtCACTGGATGTatactttgtttttgtttctgtgtATGCACTTGTGCTTTATGCTTTGCTGGTCATTTGGGTGCCATCACTGGAAATAAGTGTGTAAGAGCAATAATGCTGAACCACAAATCTTATTAAATGTAGGGTTGGTTGGTTGATGGTTATTCCACTTTAGTTTATCTGGGTTTTATTAGATACAAAGAAAAGGAGATATGATCGAAGCTTTTGTAAGAATGTTTCCTAGAGGGATAGATTGAGTGGTCAGTCCATTATAGATTGCTCCATGAGGTTTGGTGTCTAAAAATTTGCCATAGAATCCAATCTCCCAAAGATTGTATAGTTGAGGGAGGACCAATATCAAAAACGAAAAGAGCTATCAGAATGTGTCATTGTGATACAGTCATATATTTGTCTATTAAGTTTGTGGCTTGGTGGTACTTTACTTCTAATAATTAATGATCATGTTTGTCTTGTTGATTATGTGTAGGAGAATGTTAAGACAAAGCATCCTCAATTGCTCTACGAATCAAAATTATACAGAATCCTGCAGGGAGGAAGTATTAAATTTTCCTTTGactgtatttttattattgtaaatgtcatttttatttgtatcattttaaagcctcatttaattttattttggtgtgtgtgtgtgtgtgtgagggAGGGACGGagacactttttttttttggtaaaccTCTTGTTTTTGTGTGTGTGGTAGGGAGGGAGGGAGAGAAGCaccttattattatttaaatctctGGTTTGTGTctgtgtgagagagatagtgaaTAATGTTTTTTAGGCTACACAGATAGTTCTTCATTGTTAATGTTTGACTGAAGTTCTCTCATACTGACTACTCGTAATTTGGTGTGGCAGCGGGAATTCCAAATGTCAGATGGTTTGGAGTTGAAGGAGAGTATAATGTTTTGGTGATGGATTTGCTTGGTCCTAGTCTTGAGGATCTCTTTAATTTCTGTAGCAGGAAACTTTCTTTAAAGTCAGTTCTAATGCTTGCTGATCAAATGGTTGGTCTTTCTTGTTGAGATTTTAGTATatgtttcttttttatttgatCTTATTCTTTCCATGGTTTATTCACAATCACCTGTTTTGCACTTCTATTTCAGATCAATCGCGTTGAATTTGTTCATTCAAAATCATTTTTACATCGCGATATCAAGCCTGACAATTTTCTAATGGGCCTTGGGAGGCGTGCAAATCAGGTTTTGCTAAATTTTATATACGGAGAGACATATTTGGATTTATTGGTACTGTACGTATGTAACATTTTTTGTCAGTGAGTGTATATCAATATGGTATTTGCTTTTCTCTCGCATGTAGGTCTACATAATTGACTTTGGTCTAGCTAAGAAATATAGAGACAGTACCACTCATCAACATATTCCTTACAGGTAAAGTCTTAAACTTGAACTTTTATACTTTGTTTTAATATTAAAAGTTAAGCGTAATTTCATACATCCATGGTCATAACCTTGCAGAGAAAATAAGAATTTGACTGGAACTGCAAGATATGCAAGCATGAACACACACCTTGGCATTGGTATGTGATCTAatgacttttttcttttttccgtTGGTGTTTCACAGTAAAGTTTCCTCGAGTGATTAGTATCATCTTTTGGATATATGACATCCTGACTTTTACAGAGCAAAGTCGCAGGGATGATTTAGAATCTCTTGGATATGTTCTTATGTACTTTCTTAGAGGAAGGTAATTGCTGTTTCCTATTCCACTTTTGTATTCTTGCAGCACTATAAAATTAACAATGGTTTACTAATAAATTACAATACAGTCTTCCTTGGCAAGGACTGAAAGCTGGAACTAAGAAACAAAAGTATGAGAAAATTAGTGAAAAGAAAGTTTCTACTTCTATTGAGGTATGGTATAACATGCATAATTATGTATTTTTTCTGTCATTCTGTCTAGTCCATTATAACTGAATATTCAATTGTTTTTACAGGCATTATGTCGTGGGTATCCATCTGAATTTGCATCGTATTTTCATTACTGTCGATCACTACGGTTTGATGATAAGCCGGACTATGCTTATCTGAAAAGAATATTTCGTGACCTCTTTATTCGTGaaggttttatttttaaatagtttGTGTTTTAGGCTTAGCATTTCTTATAGAATGTATTGGTTAGAGATAATTCTGACTATTGGTATTGGCTTTAGGTTTCCAGTTTGATTATGTATTTGACTGGACAATATTGAAGTATCAGCAATCACAGCTTGCAACTCCTCCAACCCGTGCCGTTGTGAGCATTTTAATTCTGTATTACATTGTCTCTCATCATTGTTCATGATTTTATGTAACACTCTCTTCTTTAGGGTCCTGGTGCAGGAACTAGTTCTGCAATGCCCCTTGCCGTCGCCAATGCTGATAGGCAGATAGGTATTTGTTAGACAGTATTCCCTGAGCTTGATATAAATgtgttttttgttgtttttctaatatattgtctttattTACACGTTTGAAGACTGTGTAAGCGCCTCTTATTTTTTTCATGCAATTTTGTTAGACCCGAGTAGTTTTTGATCATTTCTGAGCTTTTTCATGAGGCAGCATTGTTATCTTTTTATGCTGATTTTTAAATTtgctattattatttttaagttgtaaaaatttagtgtttttattgatgtggATTCTTTCTCTGACATCCTCACAGGTGAGGAAGAAGGGCGACCAGCTGGTTTGTCTTCTGTGGATTCTTCCAGACGGAGAATATCAGGACCAATCTTGAATTCTGGACCCTTCTCAAAGCAGAAAAGTCCAGTTGCTCAAGAATCGACATTTAGTAAAGAAGCTTTGGtgtgtatcttagtacataatatTCCTAGTAAAAATTAAGATCTCTGTTGGTTCTTGTCTGACTCCCAAGTTTTTTTTGGTTTCGTTATTTGCAcccattttctttcaagaatcaTGTTTGTCAATCTTTTTCTTGGAGGAACTTCTGCTGTGCAATTATTTAATCACGCCAATTTCATGATGCTTGGACATTGCAGCTATCAAACTCCAACATATTGGCTCGCTCAAGTGGATCATCTAGGCGAGCTGCTGTTTCTAGCAGCCGAGATGCATTTGCTGGAAGTGAGTCTGATCCACATCGCTCCCGTACAACTGAAGCAAGCCCTGGTGCAGCATACAGAATTTCAAGTGGGCAAAGAAGTGCACCTTCACCTATGGTTGGTCCTTCTGAAACCAAGCGTACATCATCTGGGAGACATACTTCTCACACAAGGAACTTTGACGGAGCTCTCAAAGGCATCGAAAGTCTACAATTAGACGAGGAGAAGGTCCATTATTAGAGATTCACATCTATTGTACTTCATTTTCAATTGGTGTGCTGCTATATTTTTGCAGTAGAATGGCTTATTTTTCTAGGAGTTTCTGAAGGTTAGGACTTTATGACTTGACTGCTGGAATTCTGGGTTATGTGCAGTTATAGCCAAATTAATCTCGACCCAATTCTTAAAAGCTACTGACTATACCAAGGGAAGACAGTCTACAAAAGTTGGTTGGCAGCCAGAAGAGAAAGGGGTGATTAAATTGTGTTCTGGCTTCAACTCCGCTTTTCGTATGTCCTCTTGCTGCATGTTACGTTCTTGATTTTTAAGATGTGCTTTATGGTGTTGTTTTGCACTAACAGGGTTAAACTTGCTGGCTCCATAAATAGGCCATTGTATTCATCTCTTTTCATTAtcatttttcgtattattgtgAGCACAAATGCTGGTATGATATGTTTGCACTAAAAGTGTACCGCTCAATATCTTCCTCCTGCTTAATTGTTTTGCTGCGTTTAACTAGTATGCTgatcattcatttttttaaaaaataaaatgattagTTTAATCTCGGTACTTTCCCAGTCATCTTGCCGTGGTTGAAATTTGAATAATTTCTCGAGTTAGTTGTAGTAGGTTAAGAATAAGACTCCAGTCTTCTAGTAGCTGCTTGGCGTTTCTTCTCTGTTGTTTTTGGCAATGTATGTTTCGTGGCCAAACATGGCTGATGTACAAGTCGTTATTCGTCTTAAACGCTGTGGCTTTGTCAGAATGCGTTCTGAAAGTAATCTGTTTGTTTATTGCTTGCTGATGCATTCTGGGGAGGCTATTTCCCATTTGTTTAAACAAAATTTTCTCATGTAATTATGATTCCTAATTGAACATATTTCTAATGCGGACGATGAAATCGCATCATTTGACTGCAGCCTGTAAATCTTCAAGATATTGATTTTCACTTAGGAAgccacttaaaaaaaaaattggtaagagATCTCCATGGAGTGCTAAAAAAAACCACTGACGTGTGTTAAAGGATATTTCAAATTTGGCATAAAATTAGCTAAATTTAGCAAATTGATAAATTTTATCTTTTTCATTCATCATGATTTATTAACTAAAACTAACTTTTGAGCATATGTAACGAAAATAGAAATCTCATGTCTCCAAGTTATACTTCTCTATGGCCCACTTCTTAAAATTTAACAAATCATGTATGATAATGTATATTTTAGTAATATGTAAGTATGAAAGTAAATAGGGAGTTCATAAATGGACAGAACAAATATTAGATGatcattaattattattattattttttccttaAATAAAATTTACACAATCGAAGATGGGAAACTAATGTTTACCTTACCTAAATTAGAAAAGAAGAGCATCAATGAGAAAGGGACAAACAAAATGTTACCTTACCTAAATTAGAAGAGAAGAGAACAGCATCTCTGAAAAAAGAGCCTAATTAACGGTGTTGGTAAAAAGAGTAAAAAGCATGTAGATGTTTGTGCTGCCAATAAAGTTAACATGATCCGGCAAGTATATTTAAAAGTGATTTGCAAACAGAGTATGCAATTATAGATTGTGAAATGTACAACTGGGTTCGCTTTATATCTTTTCACATAATGAATGTGGTGACTAAGCAACTTGGAAAGCTACCAGTCAGAATTCATCCAATTTAATATTACTTGGAAAAGCATAGAAGATAGAAACGATGAGAATACATATACGacgattttatattaataaaagaaacaaaTATAGAATTTTAAGAGCGCTGTAGTGGCTAATATgtgtaattttttataatataaaaaaaaaatagttaaatagtCATTGTTTAACGGCTCAtagaaacttatattttttttacctaaataaataatatttttttatatatagtgaaACGATATTTAtcaaattataaaaattttattattttttttataaatttttgtatatatatatatgtatatatatatatatgagtgtgacaCTTAGAAAAATTGGTATATGGTAATGTAAAAGTTTaagataaattataaaaaaatatgttttggtgatgtattttatAATACACTTTTTCTATATAATTTaaactaaaactcacaaaaacatctttcatcaactcttttatacatatatttataatagctatgcacaaactctaattaatctatatctacatttacatatatttatataatattttaatattattatttttctttataaactttCTCTTTCTCATTtagaatatatttattattatttttttttaattattttaattaataaaatatgtttaaggatataatatttaaatgatgtagaaaaataaataaagaagttGATGTATGAGATAATATAAAacttagaaataaaataaaaaaaaatgtgtgatttaaaaatgtatttaaaaaaaatgaggtAGAGGATCTATTGAGAGCCATCTAAGTATTAGTAAGAGTGCGCATGAATTACTTGATTGAAACTCTAGATAGAATCTTTAATTACCCACTATTCGGTGTTCTGAAAATTCAATAACTCCACTGATATTTGATAAAAAACAGTgttatttgataaaaaaattcgTCAGTGTAATCCATGACTTTAAATTTAGATGGTTTCTTATTctgaaaaatattaatattaccAATTTAACCATTCAACTCTTATCCAAAAACTCTGGTGGTAGAATACATGAGAGATTAATGAGCATCGGAATATGAGTCAGCAAATACTGATAGGAACATTAACCATTTAAGAATTGAAATGGAAAATCTCTTGAGAAACCctccataaaaaatatatattt
This genomic interval from Humulus lupulus chromosome 8, drHumLupu1.1, whole genome shotgun sequence contains the following:
- the LOC133797237 gene encoding uncharacterized protein LOC133797237, translating into MADVTLRNWLKAQEKSDVPAPSFLDAEDGMVSWRKPAVGHLKINVDASIFRESSSFCFAGLARDHEGGLIEAFFRCRMGDVLPEVAEAMGVREALSWLKQRSWTHVIIEIDSLLVVQAIRSSISMVSYFGNIVDECKSLLKECQNVSVLFIKRSANRAAHALARASPIVADCMMFKEDIASSVMDVLVQDVC
- the LOC133797240 gene encoding casein kinase 1-like protein 1, which codes for MDTRVGGKFRLGRKIGSGSFGEIYLGTNIQTNEEVAIKLENVKTKHPQLLYESKLYRILQGGTGIPNVRWFGVEGEYNVLVMDLLGPSLEDLFNFCSRKLSLKSVLMLADQMINRVEFVHSKSFLHRDIKPDNFLMGLGRRANQVYIIDFGLAKKYRDSTTHQHIPYRENKNLTGTARYASMNTHLGIEQSRRDDLESLGYVLMYFLRGSLPWQGLKAGTKKQKYEKISEKKVSTSIEALCRGYPSEFASYFHYCRSLRFDDKPDYAYLKRIFRDLFIREGFQFDYVFDWTILKYQQSQLATPPTRAVGPGAGTSSAMPLAVANADRQIGEEEGRPAGLSSVDSSRRRISGPILNSGPFSKQKSPVAQESTFSKEALLSNSNILARSSGSSRRAAVSSSRDAFAGSESDPHRSRTTEASPGAAYRISSGQRSAPSPMVGPSETKRTSSGRHTSHTRNFDGALKGIESLQLDEEKVHY